In Brachybacterium saurashtrense, the genomic stretch TCGCCCTCGGCGCCCATCGCCCAGACGGTGAGGGAGCCGGTGGCCTCCCCCTCGGCAATCGGGGCGGCGGGCTCGGCGGCGCCGCTGCCGCCCTCCTCGGAGCGGCCGCAGGCGGCGAGCAGGCCGAGGGCGGCGGCGGCGCCGAGGCCGGTGACGGTACGGCGGGTGGGTCGCGGGGTGGTGCTCATGAGATCTCCTCTGTGGTGGTGACGGTGCCGGCGGGGAGCACGGCGGGCGGTCGGGGGGTGGGGGCCGGGCAGCCGCAGGAGCTGCGCAGCACGAGGGACGAGTCGACGACGACGGGTTCCTGCACGGGGGCGCCGTCGATGCGGGCGGCGAGCCGACGGGCGGCCAGGCCGCCCAGGGCGGCCACGTCGTGACGCACGGTGGTAAGGCTCGGGGTGAGGTAGCGGGCGGTGAGGGTGTCGTCCCAGCCGGTGACGGCGAGGTCCTCCCCCACGCGCACGCCGGCGGCGCTCAGGCGAGCGACGAGCGGGATCGCGAGCTCGTCATTGCCGCAGACGAGGGCGTCGAGCCCGGCGAGCCCGCGACCGGCCAGCAGCCTGTCGGCCACGGCGTGACCGGCCTCCTCGACGGGCTCGGCCTCGAGGTGGGCCGCCGGGGCGAGGCCCGCCTCCTGCAGCGCCTCGAGATGACCGCGGTGGCGCAGGCCCAGATCGGCGTCGTCCTCCGCGATGCCCACGAAGCCGATGCGCCGGCGGCCGTGGGCGATCAGGTGCGCGGTGAGCTCGCGGGCGGTGCGCAGGTTCTGCGCGAAGAACGCATCGGCGCCTGCCAGACGGCGGCGGGCGACGGTGACGGTGGGGCGCACGGCGGCGACCCGGGCCACGGCCGCGTCGTCCACGCCGCTGCGCGCCATGAAGGCGACGCCGTC encodes the following:
- a CDS encoding LacI family DNA-binding transcriptional regulator — translated: MAPPQPAAPSGATIYQVAERAGVSIATVSRTFAGSGSVAPRTREAVLAAAQELRYVPAAAARALAVRRSRALGVVLPHIDGPYYAQLLVGFELAASRLGLSVVLHLVSPADTRAESVRDLLGRVDGVAFMARSGVDDAAVARVAAVRPTVTVARRRLAGADAFFAQNLRTARELTAHLIAHGRRRIGFVGIAEDDADLGLRHRGHLEALQEAGLAPAAHLEAEPVEEAGHAVADRLLAGRGLAGLDALVCGNDELAIPLVARLSAAGVRVGEDLAVTGWDDTLTARYLTPSLTTVRHDVAALGGLAARRLAARIDGAPVQEPVVVDSSLVLRSSCGCPAPTPRPPAVLPAGTVTTTEEIS